The window CTTACTCGGTGGCATTGGAAACGATAGCCTGACGGGTGATGATTCGTCTATCGATTTTGGCAACGATAGCCTATCCGGTGGTGATGGCGATGACACCTTGAATGGCGGTGCGGGTAACGACACCCTCATAGGGGGTAGCGGTAATGACATTCTTGTGGGAGGTGCTGGTCGGGACACGATGAGTGACGGGGACGGGGATGATATCTACCGCTTCTTCAGTACTTCAGAAAGTGCTGTGGGTGCTCAAAGAGATGTCATCCTCGACTTCAATGGGGGATTTGACCTGCTCGATCTCTCGTCCATCGATGCTGATTTGAACATTGCAGGTAACCAAGCTTTCACCTTTATCGGAACCAACAACTTCAGTGGAACCGGTGGTGAAGTCCGCTTTTTCACCAGTGGTACCAACCTGATTTTGCAAGCGGAAATCAATGGTGATGGTAACATCGTTGCCGACATGGAGATTCAGCTCAATGGATTGGCGTCTATTGCTGCGGCTGACATCATTTTGTAGCAGAGCGATAGAGTAGGATTGTCTGGAAAATAACCGTTGTCGTATGAGTACATCGGTGCATATCGGGATGAAAAGTGGAGTTACTAGCTCACTTGCAGTAAATCAAAAGCTTTTGATCGATTAGTTTGTGAAATGCGATCGCCTCAATTAACACCGGGCGATCGCATTTTTCGTTACACGGCTTGCCCAAATACCCGATCCGTCCTGGATGCAAGCAGACTGTATTCATCTGCGGTTGGTACAATAATCGCATCATCAGCGCAAAACCAATCAATCATGTACCAGTTGCAATCCCTGGAGGAAGCACTCAAACACTTCTTTGGTTATGATGCCTTTCGCCCAGGACAAAGACAGATTGTTGAAGAAGCGCTCGCGCAACGGGATTTACTGGTTATCATGCCCACAGGGGGCGGGAAGTCTCTGTGTTTCCAACTGCCCGCACTGCTAAAACCGGGTTTAACGGTAGTGGTATCCCCCTTGATTGCTCTAATGCAAGACCAAGTGGATGCCCTTGTGGATAATGGGATTGGGGCTACATTCCTCAATAGTACGCTGAGTTGGGACGATGTGCGATCGCGCGAACTCGCCATCCTCAACGGCAAAATCAAGTTGCTTTACGTCGCACCGGAACGCTTACTGGGGGAGAAATTTCTGCCCTTTCTGGAGAAAGTGCGGGCACAAATCGGCATTTCCGCCTTTGCCATTGATGAAGCCCACTGCGTTTCAGAATGGGGGCACGACTTCCGCCCAGAATATCGGCAGATGAAACAACTGCGCCAACGTTATCCCGATATCCCCATTCTCGCCCTCACCGCCACTGCCACCAAACGTGTGCAACAGGATATCCTGGAACAACTGACGTTGCGGCAACCGGGAATCCATATTGCCAGCTTCAACCGTCCCAACCTCTACTACGAAGTTCAACCCAAAGAACGCCACAGCTACAACCAACTCTTAAAAAAAATTAAATCCCATAAAGGCTCAGGCATTGTTTACTGTTTAAGTCGTCGTGCGGTGGATGAAGTCGCTTTTCGTCTCCAGAAAGATGGGATTGATGCATTACCCTACCATGCCGGGATGAGTGATGAAGCTAGGGCAACCAATCAAACGCGCTTCATTCGAGATGATGTGCAGGTGATGGTAGCTACTATTGCGTTTGGGATGGGTATTAACAAGCCCGATGTCCGCTTCGTCATCCATTACGACTTACCCCACAATTTAGAGCGATACTATCAGGAATCAGGACGAGCGGGACGCGATGGGGAACCTGCACATTGTACCCTCTTCTTCGGTGCTGGTAATATCCGCACCATTGATTATCTCATCGAGCAAAAACCCGATCCCAAAGAACAACGAGTTGCGCGTCAGCAGTTGCGTCAGGTAATTGATTACGCGGAAGGAACCGACTGTCGCCGCACCATTCAACTCCGTTATTTTGGCGAACGATTTAAAGGGAATTGTGGAAACTGTGATAATTGCCGTAACCCCAAACCTGTAGAAGATTGGACGATTGAAGCACAAAAGTTTCTGTCTTGCGTAGCGCGTTGCAAAGAACGTTTCGGCATGGCACATATTATTGATGTGCTCAGGGGTTCCAGAAAGCAGAAGATTGAGCAGTATGGGCATCATTTGCTCTCTACCTATGGGATTGGTAAGGATAGAAGTGCTGATGATTGGAAGATGTTGGGGCGATCGCTTTTACATCAAGGATTACTCGATGAAACGACCGATGGTTACCGTATTCTAAAGCTCAATAAATTGAGTTGGGAAGTCCTGCGAAGTCAGCGAACGGTTGAAATTGCTATTACTCAGACTGCGGTTGCTAAAGCGTTAGCAGAGATTAATCCTAGAAGCGCTGAAGCCGAAATGTTGTTGGAACGCCTACGAAAGTTACGCAAACAAATAGCTGATGCCCACTCAGTTGCCCCTTATGTTGTTTTTGCAGATTCTAGTTTGAGATTGATGGCGCAGCAGCAACCCCAAACCCTGGAAGCGTTTGCCAAAATTTCCGGGGTTGTGACGAATAAAGTTAATCAATATGGGGATAAATTTGTTTCAGAAATTCGGGCATTTTGTCAAGAGCAAAAATTACCGATTCCTTTGCCTGCTAATACTCACATGGTGACGCTGCAATACTATCAGCAAGGGTTGAGTGTTGAAGAAATTGCTCAAAAACGCGGTTTTACTCCTCGGACAATTGTGACTCATTTGAGTGAGTTACTGGAAATGAAACAGCCAGTGGATTTAAACCGATTGGTGGTTCCGGAACGGCAAAAAATTATACTTCAAGGGATTCAAGTGGTAGGTGAGAGTTCGCTGAAAACTCTTCGGGAACATGTGGGTGAGGAATATAGTTATGAGGAAATTCAACTGGTGCGAGCTTGGTGGCGAAAAGAAAAGAGTTGATAGTTATTTTCATGATGCAAGAACGATCGCTCAGATTGAATTCTCCTATGGCGAAGATGTCAGAGAAATTATTTTTTTAATAAACTCGTCTTGTTTATTGGATTCATTCGTGACAAGTGAAGGCAGAGAGATTTTGTCAATGTCAATATAGAGAATATACTTAACTGTTCAGTTAACGACAATGATAATCAAAGAAAGGGGGAAGGGGAGAGAAGCTAGTACGATTCCCTGCCTCCTTTCTGAGTATCCTGCCAACTGATTCAGAAAAGCTTCAATATGCTGAGATAAACTCAATGGCTAATAAAATCCTGACAATGAACTCGGTCGAACTTTTCACGGGAGCCGGGGGGTTGGCGATCGGTATATCAAATGCAGGCTTTCGTCATCAAGCTGCGATCGAACGGGACAAGGATGCCTGCTTGACAATTCGCTCTAATCAGCAGCGCGGTATCCAGGCTGTAGCTGACTGGCCTGTCTTCCAAGCCGATGTAAGTCAATTCGATTTTACGACGCTCCAAGTCAAAGGTGAAATCGACCTCCTAGCCGGAGGGCCACCCTGCCAGCCTTTCTCCCAAGGAGGCAAACACCAGGGGTGGGATGACTCGCGAGATATGTTCCCCCAGTTCTTCAGGGCTGTCCGAGAACTCAAGCCAAAGGCTATCCTGGTCGAGAATGTGAAAGGTCTGTTGCGTTCTTCTTTCAGCCAGTATTTTGAGTACATTATCCTGCAACTGACTTACCCGGAGATTGTGCAAAAGCCAGGTGAGGATTGGGTAGACCATCTATCAAGATTAGAACGGCATCATACTGTCGGTCGCCACGATGGACTGTCCTACCGCGTAGTCTTTCGCAATCTCAATGCAGCAGACTACGGCATTCCCCAAAAGCGCGATCGCGTTTTCATTGTAGGATTCCGTTCCGACTTAGGCGTAGAGTGGTCTTTCCCGGCACCAACCCATTCCCAGGAAGCAATGCTTTGGGAGCAATGGGTGACGGGTGATTACTGGGAACGGCATCAAGTTCCTCTCTGTGAGCGACCGGAAGTGCCGAGGAAACAATGCTCAAGCCTCTACAATCTCCAGTCCAGCTTGTTCCCACCCCTGACAAAGCCCTGGCGCACGGTGCGTGATGCCATTTGGGATTTACCAGTTCCAGGCAGTGAGGAAGGCTTTAGCAAGGTACTGAACCACGTTGTCATACCGGGAGCTAGAAAGTACCCCGGTCACACTGGTAGTCCCCTAGATGAACCCGCCAAAACGCTAAAGGCGGGAGTGCATGGTGTTCCTGGCGGGGAAAATATGCTGGCTTTCCACACGGGGGAGGTGCGTTATTTCACGGTGCGAGAAGCTGCCAGGTTGCAAACGTTTCCAGATGAATACTTTTTTCCTCACTGTTGGACGCAGACGATGCGACAGTTGGGAAATGCCGTTCCGGTCGCTTTGGCTGAGATGATTGCTTCTAGTATCAGAACGCATCTATTGAGAGTAAGGGCGATTCAGGTGTAGCTGCCGCTTGATAGAATCTACCCCATGCTAGAAATATTTAGAATCCCGCCCGATCTGTCAGAAAGTTTGATTGCTTTCTGTTCTAAACAAGATTGCTATAACCTTCAAGAACTCAATGCTTTAAAGGCAGACTTGAGCCAATATGTGGGGGTATATATCCTATATTACCGGGGCGACTTTTCCATGTACGAGCTAATTAAACAGGCGAACTTAAATTCTTGCTGTATGCCAATTTATGTAGGAAAAGCAGCTCCTAGCGGTCGTCGGACTGGGCGGACAACGATTGGTAGTACTTTGTACGGGCGTTTATCGGAGCATAAAAAATCAATTCAGGCTGTAGACAATCTTTCTGTTGAGGATTTCCAGTTCAAAGTGGCGGCAATGGACATCGATTTAGTTTCTTGGGGGGAAGCGGTTTTAATCCGCCACTTCAATCCGATTTGGAATTGGGAAATATCGGGATTTGGGATTCATGACCCCGGCAGTGGACGTGCTGGACAGAAACGTTCTGTATGGGATCAATTGCACCCAGGCCGTACTTTTGCAACCAAGTTTTCTGTAGCCAATAATTCGATTGATGTGAATCTTTTGGCGGTCAAAATTGCGGAACACTGTCAACGAATCAAAGAGAAATTGGGTTGTACTTGAGGAGTTGAAGACTGGTTACTTCAGAAATACTTTGTGGAAACAACCGCCCCTGTAATCCATAACTGACAAAAGCTAAATATTCATAAAATACCATCACAGCTTTTCTCCTAGGCGTTAGCTCTGACGGTAGGGGACTGGTACGGGGAATGACTTGAAACCCAAAATGACGAAAGGTAAGGAGCGATCGCAACATGTGAGGGGGGTCAGTTACAAGTAAAATTGTCCTAACTCCTTGAGGTTGGAGCACTGCTGCCGTAAATTCGGCATTTTCCTTCGTGGTGCGAGAACAATCTTCGTGAGCTAGCGCTTGATTGGGAATACCTGCTGCGGTGAATAGCTCAATGGTTTCAGAAGCGTCTCCCGCACCACTGGCAAAAATCAAAGGTGCTCGATGTTCTTGCCACAGTTTAGCCGCCACTTCTACTCTAGATGCTCTAAATGGATAACCACGTCCTAACACAACCATTGCATCCACCGTTTCACCAGAATCTTCAGGTAAAAAAGCAACTAATCCTTGACTGGCTAAAGTAACCGTTAATGAAGAAGTGGCTGTAAAATAAATTACCAATAAAATAATTCCTAAACCAGCGAATAAACGCTTCCAACGCCGTCGTGGAATCAGCCAAAGTAATCCTACCAGTATGACCAGTGGAACTAATATTAAGGTCGGTGTCATGAGCCACTGAGACAACAAATTCTTCAAGGTCAGCCACTGGGTCATAGAGTGGTCGCACCAAGCGGATTCAAGCATCGGATTTTACTGTTCATCATGAAGGTACACTCACCGCCATCTTAGGCTAGGTTCCCTTCCTAGTTGTCAAGTTGAAAATAAGTAAGAAATGGGATGCTCCCGCAGTCAGAGCAAAAGCTGTGTTACTTTGGGTGAAATTCGTGATTGTGCCCTATACCCTGCTCTCCTCCAGCCAGACTCATGATTCAACCTATTGCATAAGTGCTACAGTCACCAGTGATAAGTACTACCGTCACCTAGCAAAAATTGATTTTTGCCAGTGCTTTATTCCAACGCCGTCACTCACTCAGCCTATGAATATCAAGTCGGAGGAAGCTTACCGATCAATGCGCCGAGTTATGTGGTGCGACAGGCAGACTCTCAATTGTATGACGGACTTAAAGCTGGGGAATTTTGTTACGTACTCAACTCCCGGCAAATGGGTAAATCTAGCTTACGGGTACGGACGATGCAGCGCCTGCAAGCCGAAGGAGTCGCTTGTGCGGCAATTGATATTACGGCGATTGGTACCTATGATATTACTCCAGAGCAATGGTATGCCGGCATCATTGATAGCCTGGTGGGGAGCCTAAATTTATATGAAACATTTGATTTATTTAGTTGGTGGGCTGAACAAGATTTGCTGTCGAATGTTCAGCGATTGAGTAAGTTTATTGAAGAAATTTTACTCAAATTAATTCCTCATAATATTGTAATTTTTGTGGATGAAATTGACAGTATTTTGAGCTTAAATTTCAATATTGATGATTTTTTCGCCGTTATTCGTGACTGTTATAACAATCGCGCCGATCGCCCCGATTTCCGACGCTTAACCTTTGCCCTAATTGGAGTCGCAACGCCCTCTAGCCTCATTCAAGACAAGCGACGCACCCCCTTTAATATTGGTCGAGCAATTGAATTAACAGGTTTTGCACTCCAGGAAGCTCAACCCTTAGCTCTTGGTTTGGCTCCAAAAGCGCACAATCCCCAAAGCGTACTGCAAGCCGTCTTGGATTGGACAGGGGGACAGCCGTTTCTCACCCAAAAACTGTGTCAGTTAATCCTCAAAGCAGAGTCTTCAATTCCAGAGGGACAGGAGAGAGAGTGGGTGGAAAAACTCGTGCGATCGCGCCTGATCGAAAATTGGGAAGTCCAGGATGAACCCGAGCACTTGAAGACACTGCGCGATCGCCTATTCCGAAGCCAACAGTGTACCGCTCGACTCCTAGGCTTGTATCAGCAAATTCTACAGCAGGGAGAAATCGCCGCCGATGACAGTTCCGAACAAATGGAATTGCGCCTGTCGGGGTTAGTCGTCGAGCATCATGGCAGCTTAAGCATTTATAATCCCATCTATGCCGCCGTTTTCCATCAAACTTGGGTGGAACGTGCCCTGTGTGATTTGCGACCCTATGGAGAAGCGATCGCAGCTTGGCTGTCCTCCCATTGCCAGGATGAATCCCGATTGCTGCGGGGACAAGCCTTGCACTCGGCTCAAGCTTGGGCGGCTGGCAAAAGCCTCAGTAATGATGATTACCAATTCTTAAGAGCCAGCCAAGAATTAGATCGGCGAGACATTCAAATTGCCTTAGAAACCGAACGGCAAGCCAAGCAGCTTCTAGCTGAGGCACAACAAAAGGCCGAACTTGCCTTAGAAGAAGAACGAAAAGCTAATCGAATACTCGCCGAAGCGCAAAAGAAGGCAACCCAGACGATTCGCACCGGGTTGTGTGGATTAGTCAGCAGCTTTGTTTTAGCGATTACAGTTTCCGTCTGGGCTATTCCCGCCCTGAAACAGGCACAGCAAGGCGTTCGCCTGGAGCAGGAAGGCATCAAGGCTTTACGTTCCTTTGATTCTGAAGAAATCGAAGCCCTCCTCTCCGCCATGGAAGCAGGACAAAAATTGAAGACCATGATTGGAGAGTATCACTCCCTGAACGACTATCCAGCCCTTAGTCCCCTGTGGGTGTTACAGTCCATTCTCGATAATATTCACGAACGAAATCAACTCCAGGGTCATCAGGGTCGAGTGGATAGCGTGACATTTAGCCCCGATGGACAGTACATCGCCACCACCGGAGAGGATGGCACTGTGCGATTGTGGAACTTGTCCGGAAAACAGCTCACTCAATTCACAGTTGCTCAGGCGAGGGTCAAATGCGTGACATTTAGCCCCGATGGACAACACATCGCCACAGCATCAGAGGATGGCATTGCCCGCCTGTGGAATCTGTCGGGAAAACAACTCGCTCAATTTGTGGGACATCAGGATAAGCTCACCAGTGTCAAATTCAGCCCGGATGGACAGCATCTCGCCACGGCATCAGAGGATGGCACTGCCCGACTATGGAATCTGTCGGGAAAACCGTTAACTCAATTTAAGGGTCATATTGGGCAAATCTGGAGTGTGAGTTTTAGCCCCGTTCGCGGGGGGACTTCTGCGGCGCAAGGAGTTGGACAGCGCCTCGCTACGGCGGGAGAGGACGGCACCGTTCGAGTTTGGGATTTATCGGGGAGAGAACTGGCTCAATACCAGCATAGTGGGCCTGTTTCTACCGTGAGTTTTAGCCCAGATGGTCAGAGTTTGGTGACTGTCACCGGATTAGATGGAACCGTGCGGCTGTGGAATTTGCAAAAGCAGTTACTCGCCCAATGGAAGGGAAGTCGAGATTTAGTCTTGAGTGCCAGCTTTAGTCCCGATGGGCAGCGTATCGCCACCGCTGGAGTTGATGGCACGACTCGCCTCTGGGATTTGTCTGGACAGCTATTGGCGGAATTAAAAGGTCACCAAGGCTGGGTTTATCGTGTCAGTTTTAGTCCTGATGGACAGCGTCTCGCTACCGCTGGAGCGGATGGTACGGCTCGACTTTGGGATTTATCTGGGCAATTAGGACGGGACCGGCAGCAGTTGGCAGGGTGGCGGGCACATTGGGGTGAGGCTTGGAGCGTTAATTTCAGTCCGGATGGGCAAACCCTAGCCTCTGCTGGAGCAGATGGTACCGCGAGATTGTGGAATTTATCGGGGCAGCTTTTAGCTCGCTTGAATGGTCATCAGGGTGGGATTAATGCTGTCGTTTTTAGCCCCGATGGGCAGCGCTTGGCGACGGCAGGGCAGGATGGCACGGTGCGGCTATGGAACTTGTCGGGAGAGGCGTTAGTGGAAATCAAAGACCATAAACGGCCTGTTTATAGCCTCCGATTCAGCCCGGATGGACAGCGTCTGGTTAGTGCTGGAGAGGATGGCACAGCCAGACTTTGGGACTTGAATGGAAAAATGTTGGCTCAATTTGTGGGTCACAAAGAGGCCATCTGGAGTGTGAGTTTTAGCCCGGATGGACACACGGTGGCAACGGCGGGAAAAGATGGCACGGTGCGACTGTGGAATCTGTTTGGACAGCAACTCATTCAATGGAGGGCGCACCAAGATGGGGTTTATAGTGTCAACTTTAGCCCCGATGGACAGCGCCTGGTTACGGCAGGAATCGACACGACGGTTCGACGGTGGAACTTATCAGGGCAGGAACTTGCTCGATTGAACACGCATCAGGGTGGAGTCTTGAGTGCCTCTTTTAGCCCGGATGGACAGCGCATCGCGACCACCGGACAAGACGGTACGGTTCATCTACGGTTATTGTCGGGGCTACAAATTGCTCAATTGAGTGGGCATCAAGGCCGAGTTTATAGTGTCAGCTTCAGCCAAAATGGACAATACTTGGCGACGGCAGGGCGGGATGGGATGATTAAGCTGTGGCGGATTGAAGATTTAGATGACTTGCTCGCTCGTGGCTGCGACTGGCTCCAAGATTACCTGGTAACTCATCCCAACACATCAATCGGTTGCCCCAATCCCAATCCTGATTCCGTTCGTAGATAGTTGAGCCGCGAATTAGAAAGCCTATCCCTTCAACAGGATATTTTTTTCACAGGGATGGAGCGATCGCTCAGTTGTTTCGTTCCATTTGTAGTAGGCACTGTAGTACCCCTCCCAGGAGAACTCAAGCCCTCATGACAAACTCTCCACATTATGATGGGTCATTTGCCGGACACCCTATCATCGGTCAAAAAAAACGTAAAATTTCCTGACCCAGAGGAATTGTTCTAGTAAAAGAGGTTCAAGACGGATTCTTCTTTTTCCTTGTAAAAAAATTAAATCTTTACTATATCCCTACAAAGCGAGAGGAAAACTCAGGAACTCTTAAAGAAAGCTTTTTATCAGAAATAATAACATTACTATCATGATAAGGGAGGGGGTAAAGAACCAATGAAGAAAATGAAAGCGCTGATGATCATTCTTGGAGTGGTTCTCCTGAGCGGGACAGATGCCCTGGCTGCTAATTTGAACAGAGTCAATGATGGAATGCAAGCCTTTGCCGAAAATAGTCGGTTTAATTGCACCTCAACCGATGTAGCCTCAACTCAAACGAATACAGGTAACCCTACACTGACTCCGCAGAAGCGATCGCATCATGTAGAGTTAAAAGACAATTCTCGTTTTATGATTGGTGGATTTGCTCCTGAGGACAGAGGAAATCCAGGAGACAGAGGCAACCCTCCTCCTCCTAAAAGCGGCGGGAGTCGATGATTCAGTGATCACTCAAAAAATAGTTCTCTTCCCCTACCTCTCTTAACGGCAACTCATTATTGTTCAACAAGTGAAAGGCACCCTGAAGATTGAGAATCGTTACTCGCTTAAACCTTCGTTAAGAAAAGTTCCGCTTTCTCGCCAACGATTCAATTTTTTCCTACCTTTGAAGGTGGAGCTAGCTCAGTCATGGCTTCAACGGTTAATTCCAGGCTGAGAAGGAAGGAGATGAGCTATGATGCACTCCGTTCAATATTCCCTCGATGTGATTGAAGAAGAAGCTCGTCAATTGGTTAAAAAAGGATTGGTGATGCGTCAGCAACCGATCTATACTCTGTGTCAATACATTCCTGGGCGAGAATGGGTTTGTATTGAGTGTGAGTTAGAACGAAACGACTTCTTGCTAAGAGATCCGATTAGTGACCTCTTAGGGCGTGAAGAGTGGGACGACGATTGAAGCTTTAGTTCAATCCTAAATTGTCAGACCCCTCTCAGGGGTTGTCCAGAGAGCCATTGGCATTTCACAAGGGGCACGGAATGATGAAGATTGTCTCTACATTGAGATTTTACGGATGCCGTGCCCCTACCCACGATGGATTGGTTTTAGAATGCTCCCTCAATTAAGGTAGAACCGATTGATGCGCTGGCGTGAGATGTTGCCCGAACCATTGACTTGCCAACTGGGTGACATTTTCTAGCGCCCCAAAGTCCTCCAATAAGTGGGTTGCACCAGGAATAATTTCAAGCTGTTTTTCGGTATGCAGATGTTTGAGTGCTTCCTGATTCATCTCTAGAACTGGGATATTATTTTCTCCTACAATCAGGAGGGTTGGTGCCTTGATCCGAGATAAAGCGGAGCCAGCTAAGTAAGGAAGACCGCCGCTAGAGACAATGGCACGAATGAGTTCTGGATATTGAGCCGCCGCCATCAAAGCCGCTGCACTCCTTGTGCTAGTCCCCAAGAAGCCAATTCCCAGGTTGTCGGTGATTGGGTGTTGAGTCAGCCAATGGCTTGCACTAGCCACCCGTTCGGCGAGGAGGCCAATATCAAAGTGAAGTTGTCTGAGTTGCCGATCAATTGCCTCTTCCTGGGGGGTTAGTAGCTCAATCCATAGAGTTGCGAGTCCCGCTTGACATAACACTTGAGTCATGTAGCGATCGCGCGAACGATATCGGTTGCTGCCATTGCCATTGGCAAGCAGAATAACTCCTCGTGCTTTGTCTGGCACTCTTAGATTTCCGGTCAGACAAACTGAGCCGGTGGGGACCGAGACCAGGCATTCTTGTGCGTTGCATGTTGATGTCCTGTTCATGGGTCTATCCTCCTTATGGGAATGGATGGTGATATGGATGTAGCGAAAGGCTCTTAGGGAGTGCGCTAGCGTTAGGGCTATGCTCTCTTGAACCTATAGGGTTGAACGATCTTAGCCCACCCAAATTAATTTTGGGGGTAAAGAATTGGGGTTCAATCTGAGATCTTGCATCAGTTGCAATAACCCGCCAGGGGTTTAAACCCCTGGCTCACAGCTCGCATTCGTCTTCATACGACTGAATAAGAGTTTCAGTCCATTTCAATGGACTTGAGCTATAAGCCAAGAAATTAATTTCTTGGCGGGTGTGGAGGCTTACCGACAAAGGTGCAAGATGTCAGTTCAATCCGGTTGCTCTAAACCTCTAGCTGGGGATATTTCTGGTGGGTGCTGCCGTTGTTTGCTCATTATTGGCTTGTGCCAACAGACTACACACTTCTTCATCGGTTGTTTGCGAGAAATTGGCATACCAACAGCTAATGGAATTGATCGCCTCTGGTGCTAGGACATACACCACCTTTTCTACTTCTGTTGTTAAATCTCTGCACGTTGAAGCAGATGCCACTGGAACTGCCACTACAATCTGGGCTGGCTGATGCTGTCGCAATGTGGCAATTGCCGCACGCATGGTTGAACCTGTAGCAATGCCGTCATCGACGAGAATGACAGTGCGTCGTTGTACATTAGGTATGGCGCGGTTCCCTCGGTAAATGCGATCGCGCCGCTGTAATTCCTGCCGCTCAATCGTCGCTACCTGCTCAATCACTTCCCTGGATATACCCAGCCATTCGAGTATCCCTTTATCAATTACTAATACATCGTCTTTGGCGATCGCTCCCATTGCTAACTCTTTATGTCCGGGTACGCCTAACTTCCGTACTAAGCAAATATCTAAAGGCACTGAGAGTACTTTTGCCACTTCAAAGGCGACAGGGACACCGCCACGGGGTAGCGCCAATACCATCACGTCTGAACGATTGGCATAGGCTGTGAGTTTTCTCGCCAGCAACTGACCGGCTTCGGTTCGGTCTCGAAATTGCCTGTTCATCAATCTCCCCTCCCCTTTCCTTTAACAATTCAATTCATAAAAATTGACTCTAATGTTTTGAATTTTGTAGTATATAAATTGAAAATTAAAACTTTTTAGTGTAATATATTATTCTAGCCGAATTTACTTTAAATTCATGAATTTATAAGGTTTTGCAGCCGTTGATTGCCCAGCTAATCAAGTCTATTGAGTAAAGCGGCAAAGTTTCCCAGACACAGTTTTCGTGGAAGACTGCCGCCGAGGACAAAACTTGAGTTTAAGGCATTGTGGAGAGGAATGACGCGGCAAACTGAATCGGTATCAATTTTGGTTGTCTTATCTCACAAGCTGCGACAACCTGTAGGTGTTTTGGAGCAGGGGTTAATTTTTTGGGCTGTATCCTTCACGGCACAAGGGTTTCAATCCTTTGTTCTCAAAAAGAGGTTGTCACATTTCTTGTAAGTCTTACTGAGCAAGGGTTTGAGCTGTTTTTTCTGGAGGGGTGTTGCTTCACCCTTGGGCTGAAATGATATACTCAGTGGAGG of the Allocoleopsis franciscana PCC 7113 genome contains:
- the recQ gene encoding DNA helicase RecQ, encoding MYQLQSLEEALKHFFGYDAFRPGQRQIVEEALAQRDLLVIMPTGGGKSLCFQLPALLKPGLTVVVSPLIALMQDQVDALVDNGIGATFLNSTLSWDDVRSRELAILNGKIKLLYVAPERLLGEKFLPFLEKVRAQIGISAFAIDEAHCVSEWGHDFRPEYRQMKQLRQRYPDIPILALTATATKRVQQDILEQLTLRQPGIHIASFNRPNLYYEVQPKERHSYNQLLKKIKSHKGSGIVYCLSRRAVDEVAFRLQKDGIDALPYHAGMSDEARATNQTRFIRDDVQVMVATIAFGMGINKPDVRFVIHYDLPHNLERYYQESGRAGRDGEPAHCTLFFGAGNIRTIDYLIEQKPDPKEQRVARQQLRQVIDYAEGTDCRRTIQLRYFGERFKGNCGNCDNCRNPKPVEDWTIEAQKFLSCVARCKERFGMAHIIDVLRGSRKQKIEQYGHHLLSTYGIGKDRSADDWKMLGRSLLHQGLLDETTDGYRILKLNKLSWEVLRSQRTVEIAITQTAVAKALAEINPRSAEAEMLLERLRKLRKQIADAHSVAPYVVFADSSLRLMAQQQPQTLEAFAKISGVVTNKVNQYGDKFVSEIRAFCQEQKLPIPLPANTHMVTLQYYQQGLSVEEIAQKRGFTPRTIVTHLSELLEMKQPVDLNRLVVPERQKIILQGIQVVGESSLKTLREHVGEEYSYEEIQLVRAWWRKEKS
- a CDS encoding DNA cytosine methyltransferase; translation: MANKILTMNSVELFTGAGGLAIGISNAGFRHQAAIERDKDACLTIRSNQQRGIQAVADWPVFQADVSQFDFTTLQVKGEIDLLAGGPPCQPFSQGGKHQGWDDSRDMFPQFFRAVRELKPKAILVENVKGLLRSSFSQYFEYIILQLTYPEIVQKPGEDWVDHLSRLERHHTVGRHDGLSYRVVFRNLNAADYGIPQKRDRVFIVGFRSDLGVEWSFPAPTHSQEAMLWEQWVTGDYWERHQVPLCERPEVPRKQCSSLYNLQSSLFPPLTKPWRTVRDAIWDLPVPGSEEGFSKVLNHVVIPGARKYPGHTGSPLDEPAKTLKAGVHGVPGGENMLAFHTGEVRYFTVREAARLQTFPDEYFFPHCWTQTMRQLGNAVPVALAEMIASSIRTHLLRVRAIQV
- a CDS encoding Eco29kI family restriction endonuclease; this encodes MLEIFRIPPDLSESLIAFCSKQDCYNLQELNALKADLSQYVGVYILYYRGDFSMYELIKQANLNSCCMPIYVGKAAPSGRRTGRTTIGSTLYGRLSEHKKSIQAVDNLSVEDFQFKVAAMDIDLVSWGEAVLIRHFNPIWNWEISGFGIHDPGSGRAGQKRSVWDQLHPGRTFATKFSVANNSIDVNLLAVKIAEHCQRIKEKLGCT
- a CDS encoding YdcF family protein is translated as MLESAWCDHSMTQWLTLKNLLSQWLMTPTLILVPLVILVGLLWLIPRRRWKRLFAGLGIILLVIYFTATSSLTVTLASQGLVAFLPEDSGETVDAMVVLGRGYPFRASRVEVAAKLWQEHRAPLIFASGAGDASETIELFTAAGIPNQALAHEDCSRTTKENAEFTAAVLQPQGVRTILLVTDPPHMLRSLLTFRHFGFQVIPRTSPLPSELTPRRKAVMVFYEYLAFVSYGLQGRLFPQSISEVTSLQLLKYNPISL